The following are from one region of the Priestia filamentosa genome:
- a CDS encoding LytTR family transcriptional regulator DNA-binding domain-containing protein — protein sequence MAILSMKNVEERKGNTITIPKMNLHIDKGEIVAIQCNSEVGKNLLGMLSGEIAVLNGEITLLDEKYPCPFHKVANKIGIFSLNEGMYERLTVKEYLQLFKRLYDVAIDVEEYIHKAGLTELRHSKIGKLSYSEKKRLQLAKTILHHPQLILMEEPDQNLDIESKFIIQQVIKELAAQGTSFLITTSNFESAVLLTNHVYKLNEDGMKKIKVVEEIEEISAASDSEVKEEEKIVEEIHPINFEKIPAKVDDKIILFDPTEISYVESNEGTTYLHVKEEVFPCTYTLNELFNRLQPFGFFRCHRSYIVNLQKVREVITWTRNSYSLVLEDTKKSSIPLSKGNLTELKQILRI from the coding sequence ATGGCTATCTTAAGTATGAAAAATGTTGAAGAACGAAAGGGAAATACCATTACGATTCCAAAAATGAATTTACATATTGATAAAGGGGAAATTGTTGCTATTCAATGCAATAGTGAAGTGGGAAAGAACCTATTAGGCATGCTTAGTGGAGAAATAGCAGTATTGAACGGAGAAATAACCCTTTTAGATGAGAAATACCCTTGCCCATTTCATAAGGTAGCTAATAAGATCGGAATCTTTTCATTAAATGAAGGAATGTACGAGCGCCTAACAGTTAAAGAATACTTGCAGCTATTTAAACGACTGTATGATGTTGCAATAGACGTTGAAGAATATATACATAAAGCAGGCTTAACGGAGCTTCGGCACAGTAAGATTGGCAAACTTTCTTACTCAGAGAAAAAAAGACTTCAGCTTGCTAAAACAATTTTACATCATCCGCAGTTAATCCTAATGGAGGAACCTGATCAAAACTTAGATATTGAGAGCAAATTTATTATCCAACAGGTGATTAAAGAGCTTGCAGCACAAGGTACTTCTTTTCTTATTACAACAAGTAATTTTGAAAGTGCTGTGCTTCTTACAAATCATGTATACAAGCTAAATGAAGATGGAATGAAAAAAATTAAAGTTGTGGAGGAGATAGAAGAAATAAGTGCAGCTTCTGATTCTGAAGTAAAGGAAGAAGAGAAAATAGTAGAAGAGATCCACCCGATTAACTTTGAGAAGATTCCAGCAAAAGTGGATGATAAAATTATTCTTTTTGATCCTACGGAAATTTCTTATGTTGAAAGCAATGAAGGGACAACATATCTTCATGTGAAAGAAGAAGTATTTCCTTGTACATATACTTTAAATGAACTGTTCAATCGTCTTCAACCATTTGGTTTTTTTAGATGTCATCGTTCGTATATTGTTAATTTACAAAAAGTACGAGAAGTTATTACATGGACAAGAAATAGCTATAGCCTTGTATTAGAAGATACCAAAAAAAGCTCGATTCCTCTTTCAAAAGGAAACTTAACAGAACTAAAACAAATTCTTAGAATCTAA